In one Neobacillus sp. CF12 genomic region, the following are encoded:
- a CDS encoding GntR family transcriptional regulator, producing MINKNSPVPIYHQLEEYIKQQIETGILKEEAVIPSEREYAERFQISRMTVRQAINNLVSEGYLKRQKGRGTFVNRKKVEQELQGMTSFTEDMLSRGMNPSSTLLSFQIIPADKNTASDLKIEENDSIYKIKRIRLADGAPMALETAYIPVQIVPGLTEENSNLSLYQYIEEHLSLSISEANQEIEASVADSYDAENLGINLGDPTLLIERISYLTDGIPFELVKSTFRADRYRFVHTMKR from the coding sequence ATGATTAATAAAAATTCACCGGTTCCTATCTATCATCAACTTGAAGAGTACATTAAACAACAAATAGAGACTGGTATCTTAAAAGAAGAAGCGGTCATTCCCTCGGAACGGGAGTATGCTGAAAGGTTTCAGATTAGCCGAATGACGGTTAGACAAGCAATCAATAATTTAGTCTCCGAAGGCTATTTGAAAAGACAAAAAGGAAGAGGTACTTTTGTCAATAGGAAAAAGGTTGAACAGGAGCTTCAGGGTATGACGAGTTTTACAGAAGACATGCTTTCTAGGGGGATGAATCCTAGCAGTACTCTTCTATCTTTTCAAATTATCCCTGCTGACAAAAATACAGCTAGCGACCTTAAAATAGAAGAAAATGATAGTATTTATAAAATAAAGCGAATTCGATTAGCGGATGGTGCTCCAATGGCACTTGAAACGGCTTACATTCCAGTTCAAATTGTCCCAGGATTAACGGAGGAAAACAGTAATCTTTCCCTTTACCAATACATTGAGGAGCATCTTTCTCTTTCAATTAGTGAAGCCAATCAAGAGATTGAAGCGTCAGTTGCTGATAGTTATGATGCTGAAAACTTGGGAATCAATCTTGGGGACCCTACCCTTTTGATTGAGCGGATTTCATATTTAACAGATGGAATACCTTTTGAATTAGTAAAATCAACTTTCCGCGCGGACCGATATCGCTTTGTTCATACGATGAAACGGTAA
- the nagB gene encoding glucosamine-6-phosphate deaminase, with protein MKLIRTENYAEMSLEAGKIILDKINNNPSLTLGLATGSTPKGVYDYLIQDHKSNGTSYKQVKSVNLDEYIGLPSKDPNSYHYFMRQNLFNHLDINEMHTHIPNGAVSDLEDECIRYEKLIKELGGIDLQILGIGQNGHIGFNEPGTSFSSRTHVVTLAQNTREANSRFFNTIDEVPTHALTMGIASILESKEILLLVSGERKAEALLKFMNGEISEDFPASALNYHQNVTVIADRDALKYI; from the coding sequence ATGAAACTAATTCGTACAGAAAATTATGCAGAGATGAGCTTAGAAGCTGGGAAGATCATTTTAGATAAAATTAACAATAATCCAAGCCTAACACTAGGATTGGCAACAGGGAGCACCCCAAAAGGTGTTTATGATTATTTAATCCAGGACCATAAATCGAACGGGACCAGCTATAAACAGGTGAAGTCTGTCAATTTAGATGAATATATCGGACTTCCTTCTAAGGACCCAAATAGCTATCACTATTTCATGCGTCAAAATTTATTTAACCATTTGGATATTAATGAAATGCATACCCATATTCCAAATGGTGCTGTAAGCGATTTAGAGGATGAATGCATTCGTTATGAAAAGCTAATAAAAGAGCTTGGCGGGATTGACCTTCAAATTCTCGGAATAGGGCAAAATGGTCATATCGGATTTAATGAACCAGGAACTTCTTTTAGCAGCCGGACACATGTTGTCACTCTAGCCCAAAATACTCGAGAAGCTAATTCAAGGTTTTTCAACACGATTGATGAAGTCCCTACACATGCACTTACAATGGGTATTGCTTCTATACTTGAAAGCAAAGAGATACTCCTATTAGTGTCGGGGGAAAGAAAAGCAGAAGCACTATTAAAGTTCATGAATGGTGAAATAAGCGAAGATTTCCCGGCATCCGCTTTAAACTATCATCAGAATGTAACGGTTATCGCTGATAGGGACGCATTAAAATATATCTAG
- the nagA gene encoding N-acetylglucosamine-6-phosphate deacetylase — translation MLSLLLLVHGKAVLENEVSESVYIYSENGKIQEIGPIPALPSHLKNVEKIEIPKCHTAVPGFIDVHIHGVAGADTMDATIEALETMAIALPAEGTTSFLATTITQKHENIENALKNAALYLKSYNDSGKADILGVHLEGPFINAKRAGAQPMEYIINPNIELFKKWQELAEGSIKLVTVAPELENGTNFVSYLHENDVIASIGHSDAIYEEMEKAVQAGAKQVTHLFNGMRGIHHREPGVAGSALIFKELMVELIADGIHVRPEVMKMVINAKGTEGMILITDAMRAKCLKNGVYDLGGQDVSVADGKALLADGTLAGSILKMNDSLKNIQEAADISLTEAVQMASVNPAKQLKVYDRKGSLSVGKDADITIFSDEYQVEMTFCRGKIAFKKGD, via the coding sequence ATGTTGAGCCTACTTTTACTGGTTCATGGCAAGGCTGTTTTAGAAAATGAAGTTTCAGAATCAGTCTATATTTATAGTGAGAATGGAAAAATCCAAGAGATTGGTCCTATTCCCGCACTTCCTTCCCATTTAAAAAATGTTGAAAAAATAGAGATTCCTAAGTGTCATACTGCTGTTCCAGGCTTCATAGACGTCCACATTCATGGTGTTGCTGGTGCGGACACAATGGATGCAACTATCGAGGCGTTGGAAACAATGGCTATAGCACTTCCAGCTGAAGGAACGACGAGTTTTTTAGCTACAACCATCACCCAAAAACACGAAAATATTGAAAACGCCCTAAAAAATGCAGCACTTTATCTTAAAAGCTATAATGACTCCGGTAAGGCCGACATTCTCGGGGTTCATTTAGAAGGACCCTTTATCAATGCCAAGCGTGCTGGAGCACAGCCGATGGAATACATTATTAATCCTAATATTGAATTATTTAAAAAATGGCAAGAACTTGCTGAGGGCAGCATTAAATTGGTAACAGTTGCTCCAGAACTTGAAAATGGGACTAACTTTGTTTCCTATTTACATGAAAATGATGTCATTGCGTCGATAGGTCACTCTGACGCGATTTACGAAGAGATGGAAAAAGCCGTTCAGGCAGGAGCAAAACAGGTGACACATTTGTTTAATGGAATGAGAGGAATCCATCACCGCGAACCTGGGGTTGCTGGTTCTGCGCTTATTTTTAAAGAATTAATGGTTGAATTAATTGCTGATGGTATCCATGTTCGTCCTGAGGTAATGAAGATGGTCATTAACGCAAAAGGTACAGAGGGCATGATTTTGATAACAGATGCAATGAGGGCAAAATGCCTTAAAAATGGTGTCTATGATCTTGGCGGGCAAGATGTATCCGTCGCAGATGGAAAGGCACTTCTGGCAGACGGAACACTTGCAGGGAGTATTTTAAAAATGAACGATAGCTTAAAAAACATCCAAGAAGCTGCAGATATTTCACTAACAGAAGCTGTTCAAATGGCAAGTGTGAATCCTGCAAAGCAATTAAAAGTTTATGATCGTAAAGGGAGCCTTTCAGTAGGAAAAGACGCTGACATAACAATCTTTTCGGATGAATATCAAGTTGAAATGACATTCTGCCGTGGGAAAATCGCATTCAAGAAGGGGGATTAA
- a CDS encoding acyltransferase: MRNTTRYPVEGANSLWHVYKTVPFWKVVKNFIVIQLARYTPFLGMKNWLYRTFLGLKVGEQTSFALMVMLDVMFPEKISVGRNSVIGYNTTILAHEYLIKEYRLGPVEIGSEVMIGANSTILPGVSIGDGAIVSAGTLVHKDVPAGAFVGGNPMRVIYSKEEMERRWAEDPIYGKKNIE; the protein is encoded by the coding sequence ATGAGAAATACGACTCGCTACCCTGTTGAAGGGGCAAATTCCTTGTGGCATGTTTATAAAACAGTTCCCTTTTGGAAGGTTGTCAAAAACTTTATTGTGATTCAACTGGCCCGATACACTCCATTCCTTGGGATGAAAAATTGGCTTTACCGGACGTTTTTAGGATTAAAGGTTGGAGAGCAAACCTCTTTTGCTTTAATGGTGATGCTCGATGTCATGTTTCCGGAGAAAATCAGTGTTGGCCGCAACAGTGTTATTGGCTATAATACAACGATTCTAGCTCATGAATATTTGATAAAAGAATACCGGCTTGGTCCTGTTGAAATTGGCAGTGAAGTGATGATTGGGGCAAATTCAACCATCCTTCCGGGGGTAAGTATTGGGGATGGAGCAATCGTTTCCGCTGGAACACTCGTTCATAAAGATGTTCCTGCAGGTGCATTTGTCGGCGGCAATCCTATGCGGGTCATCTATTCAAAGGAAGAAATGGAAAGACGTTGGGCCGAAGACCCGATTTATGGGAAAAAAAATATCGAATAA
- the ppaX gene encoding pyrophosphatase PpaX encodes MISKINTILFDLDGTLIDTNELIISTYLHTLEKYFPGKYTREDVLPFLGPTLHEVFGEMDPDRVEEMVLDYRTYNLANHDTLVKEFVGVMETIETLKKKGYKLAIVTTKREDVAFKGLRLMKLDSFFDVMVAYDHVKKVKPDPEPIYLALEKLDSKPEETLMVGDNFHDVLAGKNAGTKTAGVAWTIKGRDYLAKYEPDYMLENMTDLLTILGER; translated from the coding sequence ATGATAAGTAAAATTAATACGATACTATTTGATTTAGATGGAACATTAATTGATACCAATGAATTAATCATTTCTACATACTTACACACACTTGAAAAATACTTTCCGGGTAAATATACACGCGAAGATGTTCTGCCATTCTTAGGACCCACGCTTCATGAAGTTTTTGGAGAAATGGATCCCGACCGAGTAGAGGAAATGGTGTTAGACTATCGCACCTACAATCTAGCGAATCACGATACATTGGTAAAAGAATTTGTGGGTGTTATGGAAACGATTGAGACATTAAAGAAAAAGGGATATAAACTGGCTATCGTGACCACGAAACGGGAAGATGTTGCCTTTAAAGGACTCCGCTTGATGAAACTCGACTCATTTTTTGATGTCATGGTTGCTTACGATCATGTAAAAAAAGTGAAACCAGATCCTGAACCGATTTATTTAGCCCTTGAAAAGTTAGATTCAAAGCCGGAGGAAACCTTAATGGTGGGGGATAATTTTCACGATGTTCTTGCCGGGAAAAATGCAGGTACAAAAACAGCTGGTGTTGCCTGGACCATAAAAGGTAGAGACTATCTAGCAAAATATGAACCAGATTACATGTTGGAGAACATGACAGATCTATTGACGATTCTCGGAGAGAGGTAA
- the hisG gene encoding ATP phosphoribosyltransferase has product MNSKLTIAMPKGRIFEEALDLLRKAGYNLPPEFDDSRKLIIDVEAENIRFILAKPMDVATYVEHGVADVGIAGKDVLLEEERDVYELLDLQISACYLAVAGLPGRAMNDVAPKVATKYPKVAAAYFREQGEQVEIIKLNGSIELAPLIGLADRIVDIVSTGRTLVENGLVEYERIKDVTSRLIVNPVSYRIKDDRINQLVKRLSGVVSLEVK; this is encoded by the coding sequence ATGAATTCAAAATTAACGATTGCGATGCCAAAAGGAAGGATTTTTGAAGAAGCCTTAGATTTACTGCGGAAAGCAGGCTATAATCTGCCTCCAGAGTTTGATGATTCGCGGAAATTAATTATTGACGTTGAGGCAGAGAATATACGTTTTATCCTGGCAAAACCAATGGATGTAGCTACATATGTCGAGCATGGGGTGGCGGATGTTGGAATAGCAGGTAAAGATGTTTTACTAGAGGAAGAACGCGATGTGTATGAACTACTTGATTTACAAATTAGTGCTTGCTATTTGGCTGTAGCCGGTTTACCGGGGAGAGCGATGAATGATGTTGCTCCTAAAGTGGCAACGAAATATCCTAAGGTAGCCGCTGCCTATTTTCGAGAACAGGGTGAACAGGTCGAAATCATTAAATTAAACGGTTCAATCGAACTTGCCCCTTTAATTGGCTTAGCCGATCGGATTGTTGACATCGTATCAACAGGAAGAACGCTGGTTGAAAATGGTCTTGTTGAATATGAAAGAATTAAAGATGTCACCTCAAGGCTCATCGTCAATCCTGTAAGTTATCGGATTAAGGATGATCGAATTAACCAATTAGTGAAAAGATTAAGTGGTGTTGTCTCCTTGGAGGTTAAATAG
- the hisB gene encoding imidazoleglycerol-phosphate dehydratase HisB, with amino-acid sequence MERYASIERKTNETQISLSLDIDGEGKSELETGVPFLSHMLDLFTKHGQFNLSVDAKGDIEVDDHHTTEDIGICIGQALREALGDKRGIKRYGNAFVPMDEALAQVVVDLSNRPHLEMRAEFPSAKVGTFDTELVHEFLWKLALEARMNLHVIVHYGHNTHHMIEAVFKALGRALDEATTIDPRIKGVPSTKGML; translated from the coding sequence ATGGAAAGATACGCAAGCATAGAAAGAAAAACAAACGAAACCCAAATCAGCTTATCATTAGATATTGATGGCGAAGGAAAATCTGAACTTGAAACAGGAGTTCCATTCCTTAGCCATATGCTCGATTTGTTCACGAAACATGGACAATTTAACCTCTCGGTAGACGCAAAAGGGGATATTGAGGTAGATGATCACCATACAACTGAGGATATTGGGATTTGTATCGGACAGGCATTGCGCGAAGCCCTCGGCGATAAAAGAGGCATTAAACGCTATGGGAATGCTTTTGTACCGATGGATGAAGCCTTAGCACAGGTTGTGGTTGATCTTAGTAATCGGCCGCATCTTGAAATGCGTGCGGAGTTTCCTAGTGCAAAGGTGGGAACTTTTGATACAGAGCTTGTTCATGAATTTTTATGGAAACTTGCACTTGAAGCACGGATGAACCTGCACGTGATTGTTCATTATGGTCATAATACACACCACATGATTGAAGCTGTTTTTAAAGCACTAGGCCGGGCACTTGACGAAGCGACAACGATAGACCCTCGCATCAAAGGAGTTCCATCAACGAAAGGGATGTTATAA
- a CDS encoding nucleoside recognition domain-containing protein produces MINSLKKGFQVGIKTTWTLGKIIFPVTLIVALLQYSPILPWVIEKIAPMMRLFGLSGDAAIPLVIGNFLNLYAAIGAILTLDFSVKEVFILAVMLSFSHNLIVESGVAMKVGVKLWLVLVTRLGLAFASAIVINLVWQGGSEKAQYGLIQAQSDEQVSGIGAIILAAIEKAGLGILQLALIVIPLMIVIQILKDLQWLKKFSQGMSPITKSLGMHENTSTTMAAGLLFGLAYGAGVVIQAVEEDGVSKKDITLAFLFLMSCHAVVEDTLIFIPLGIPVWPLFLIRLGVAIALTLVVGLIWKRSGILRRKGAEPTYDK; encoded by the coding sequence ATGATTAACTCGCTGAAAAAGGGTTTTCAGGTGGGGATAAAGACAACATGGACCTTGGGGAAAATTATTTTTCCAGTAACACTTATTGTGGCCTTGCTTCAATATTCGCCGATTTTACCATGGGTGATTGAGAAAATCGCCCCAATGATGAGGTTGTTTGGTTTGTCAGGCGATGCGGCTATTCCACTTGTGATAGGAAATTTTCTTAATCTGTATGCAGCAATTGGAGCGATATTAACTCTGGATTTTTCCGTAAAAGAAGTTTTTATCTTAGCCGTGATGCTCTCATTTTCTCATAATTTAATTGTAGAATCAGGCGTTGCTATGAAAGTTGGAGTGAAACTTTGGCTTGTATTGGTTACAAGGCTTGGCCTAGCGTTTGCCTCTGCGATTGTCATTAATCTTGTTTGGCAAGGAGGCAGTGAGAAGGCTCAATATGGTCTGATTCAAGCACAAAGTGATGAACAAGTCTCGGGAATCGGTGCTATTATCCTTGCAGCAATTGAAAAAGCAGGTCTAGGGATCCTGCAATTAGCGTTGATCGTCATCCCATTGATGATTGTTATTCAAATCTTAAAAGATTTGCAATGGCTTAAGAAGTTTTCACAAGGGATGTCTCCGATCACGAAAAGTCTAGGGATGCATGAAAATACATCTACGACCATGGCGGCGGGCTTGTTATTTGGGCTTGCATATGGTGCAGGGGTTGTCATCCAAGCAGTAGAGGAAGATGGTGTTAGTAAAAAGGATATAACACTCGCATTTCTTTTTCTAATGTCCTGTCATGCGGTAGTGGAAGATACGCTTATTTTTATACCGCTTGGAATACCAGTCTGGCCGCTCTTTTTAATTCGACTTGGTGTAGCAATCGCCCTAACCTTGGTTGTCGGCTTAATCTGGAAACGCTCAGGCATCCTGAGAAGAAAGGGAGCAGAACCAACTTATGATAAGTAA
- the lgt gene encoding prolipoprotein diacylglyceryl transferase — protein MNSTIQPLDPIAFSLGPISVHWYGLIIGSGLALALFLAIREGDKRGLPKDTFADLMLWAIPIAILSARLYYVIFEWGYYSQHPGQIIQIWNGGIAIHGALIGSVLTAYVFAKKRGISFWKIADIAAPSIILGQAIGRWGNFMNQEAHGGEVTRTFLENLQLPEFIINQMYINGAYYHPTFLYESIWNILGFILLILLRRVNLRRGELFLSYVIWYSIGRFFIEGLRTDSLMLGGLRMAQSISIALIIGAVLILIYRRKKNLAKDRYLDKNNQAFTH, from the coding sequence ATGAATTCAACTATACAGCCGCTTGACCCAATTGCATTTTCCTTAGGACCTATTTCTGTCCACTGGTATGGTCTTATTATTGGTTCCGGTTTAGCTTTGGCGCTTTTTCTTGCCATTAGAGAAGGAGATAAGAGGGGACTTCCAAAGGATACATTTGCAGACTTAATGCTTTGGGCAATCCCGATTGCGATTCTTTCGGCAAGGTTATATTACGTTATCTTTGAGTGGGGCTATTATTCACAGCACCCAGGACAAATTATTCAGATTTGGAATGGCGGAATTGCTATCCATGGAGCCTTAATTGGTTCAGTACTGACTGCATATGTTTTTGCTAAAAAACGCGGGATATCTTTCTGGAAAATTGCGGATATTGCCGCGCCAAGTATTATCCTAGGTCAAGCTATCGGCCGTTGGGGAAATTTTATGAATCAGGAAGCCCACGGCGGTGAGGTTACGAGAACTTTCTTAGAAAACCTACAACTTCCTGAATTCATTATTAATCAAATGTATATTAATGGGGCCTATTATCACCCAACCTTTTTATATGAATCGATTTGGAATATCCTTGGATTTATTCTCTTAATTTTACTGCGTCGTGTGAACCTTCGCCGCGGGGAGCTTTTCCTGTCTTATGTTATTTGGTATTCTATCGGTCGTTTCTTCATAGAAGGCTTAAGAACAGACAGTTTAATGCTAGGCGGTCTTCGGATGGCACAATCGATCTCCATCGCTTTAATAATTGGCGCTGTGTTAATCCTTATTTATCGCAGAAAGAAGAATTTAGCAAAAGATAGATACTTAGACAAAAACAATCAAGCATTTACACACTAA
- the hprK gene encoding HPr(Ser) kinase/phosphatase, translating into MPKVRTKDIYERFNLELISGEEGINRPITTSDISRPGIEIAGYFEYYPAERIQLLGKTELSFFAELPVNERVSRMERLCTDITPAIIVTRDLEVPVELIEASERESVPVLRANMKTTRFSSRLTNYLESKLAPTTAVHGVLVDIYGIGVLITGKSGVGKSETALELVKRGHRLVADDCVEIRQEDQDTLIGASPDLIEHLLEIRGLGIINVMTLFGAGAVRSNKRITLVINLEIWDAAKQYDRLGLDDEKMKIIDTEITKITVPVRPGRNLAVIIEVAAMNYRLKRMGVNAAQQFTERLSDVIEDGDHEE; encoded by the coding sequence TTGCCAAAGGTACGCACAAAGGATATTTATGAGAGATTCAATCTGGAGTTAATTAGCGGTGAAGAAGGAATAAATCGCCCGATTACAACAAGTGATATTTCAAGACCGGGAATTGAAATTGCAGGCTATTTCGAGTATTATCCTGCAGAAAGAATTCAGCTATTAGGGAAAACAGAATTGTCTTTCTTTGCGGAATTACCCGTTAATGAACGGGTGTCAAGAATGGAGCGGTTATGCACAGACATTACACCTGCCATCATTGTGACAAGAGACTTAGAGGTCCCGGTGGAACTCATTGAAGCCTCTGAGCGTGAATCCGTTCCAGTGTTGCGAGCAAACATGAAAACAACTCGCTTTTCCAGTAGGTTAACAAACTATTTAGAGAGTAAACTTGCACCAACCACTGCTGTCCATGGAGTTTTAGTCGATATCTATGGGATAGGTGTGTTAATTACCGGAAAAAGCGGTGTTGGTAAAAGTGAAACAGCATTGGAGTTAGTAAAACGCGGCCATAGACTTGTGGCAGATGATTGTGTTGAGATTCGCCAGGAAGACCAAGACACACTTATTGGGGCCTCTCCAGATTTAATTGAGCATTTACTTGAAATTCGCGGACTAGGTATTATTAATGTCATGACTCTTTTTGGGGCAGGGGCCGTTCGCAGCAATAAAAGGATTACTTTGGTTATAAACCTAGAAATTTGGGATGCCGCCAAGCAATACGACCGTCTAGGTTTAGATGATGAAAAAATGAAAATTATTGATACAGAGATTACAAAAATCACGGTACCGGTCCGTCCAGGTCGAAACCTAGCTGTTATCATTGAAGTAGCAGCGATGAACTATCGTCTAAAGAGAATGGGTGTCAATGCTGCGCAGCAATTTACAGAGCGTTTATCTGATGTCATTGAAGACGGAGACCATGAGGAATAA
- the hisD gene encoding histidinol dehydrogenase: protein MKIVKVNEFVSIKRSIESGTTEQLAVVKNIISDIRSSGDEALRTYTEKFDRVLLGSFLVTESEINEAYGQVESEFISIVQEAAENIRSFHEKQLRPSWMTTEENGSILGQKITPLDSVGVYVPGGTAAYPSSVLMNVIPAKVAGVKRIVMVSPPDSAGKLPAAVLVAAKIAGVEEIYKVGGAQAIGALAYGTQSIEPVDKITGPGNIFVALAKREVFGDVDIDMIAGPSEIAIIADDSARADEVAADLLSQAEHDPRACSVLITPSMRLAEAVAVEVEKQLALLPRQEIASKSIADFGVIYVTSTIEEAVECVNQLAPEHLEILTENGMELLGKIRHAGAIFIGRYSSEPVGDYFAGPNHVLPTNGTARFSSPLNVDDFQKKSSVIIYSEKALKDNGEKIAKFARMEGLEAHARAVELRLKNQ, encoded by the coding sequence ATGAAAATAGTTAAAGTAAATGAATTTGTTTCCATCAAACGGTCAATTGAATCTGGTACAACGGAACAGTTAGCCGTCGTTAAAAACATCATTTCAGACATTCGTTCCTCTGGTGACGAAGCACTGCGGACTTACACAGAAAAATTTGACAGGGTACTATTAGGATCTTTTCTTGTAACTGAAAGTGAAATCAATGAGGCTTATGGTCAAGTCGAATCCGAATTTATTTCAATTGTTCAAGAGGCAGCTGAAAATATTAGAAGCTTTCACGAAAAGCAATTGCGTCCGTCTTGGATGACGACAGAAGAAAATGGCAGTATCCTAGGTCAGAAAATAACACCGCTTGATTCAGTCGGTGTCTATGTCCCCGGCGGAACAGCAGCCTATCCTTCTTCGGTCCTGATGAATGTCATTCCTGCAAAAGTAGCAGGTGTAAAAAGAATTGTGATGGTTTCACCTCCTGACAGCGCAGGGAAACTTCCAGCAGCTGTGCTCGTTGCAGCGAAAATCGCTGGTGTGGAAGAAATCTATAAAGTTGGCGGAGCGCAGGCTATTGGTGCATTGGCATATGGAACACAATCCATTGAACCTGTTGATAAAATTACCGGTCCAGGCAATATCTTTGTAGCGTTAGCGAAGCGAGAGGTTTTCGGGGATGTTGATATTGACATGATTGCAGGTCCTAGTGAAATTGCGATAATAGCCGATGATTCGGCACGGGCTGATGAAGTTGCAGCTGATTTGTTGTCACAGGCTGAACACGACCCTCGTGCATGCAGTGTCCTTATCACTCCTTCTATGAGGTTAGCAGAAGCGGTGGCTGTAGAAGTAGAAAAACAGCTTGCTCTATTACCGCGTCAGGAAATAGCTTCAAAGTCAATTGCTGATTTTGGTGTAATCTATGTGACTTCAACCATAGAGGAAGCGGTTGAATGTGTGAATCAACTAGCTCCTGAACATCTTGAAATTTTAACTGAAAATGGTATGGAACTGCTTGGGAAAATTCGTCATGCTGGCGCAATTTTTATTGGCCGCTATAGTTCAGAACCTGTTGGTGACTATTTTGCCGGCCCCAACCATGTACTGCCAACAAATGGTACAGCTAGATTTTCAAGTCCGTTAAACGTGGATGATTTTCAAAAAAAATCAAGTGTGATTATATACAGCGAGAAAGCGTTAAAAGATAATGGAGAGAAAATTGCAAAGTTTGCCCGCATGGAAGGCCTTGAAGCTCATGCGAGGGCAGTAGAGTTAAGGCTTAAAAATCAATAA
- a CDS encoding ATP phosphoribosyltransferase regulatory subunit has translation MSRLFMFEKPLGMRDTLPELYEKKHRVRTLMEDAIKQWGYQFIETPTLEYYETVGTASAILDPELFKLLDKDGHTLVLRPDMTAPIARVAASRLLENDLPLRLAYSGNVYRAQQREGGRPAEFEQIGVEFINDDTVSSDGEAIALLVSSLKKAGLSQFQVSVGHIGFAQELFMQILGTNGRATALRRFLYEKNYVGYREQVQSYSLSSIDKQRLLQLLELRGGADVIGKALDIIEDGYGKESLIQLKELWEVITDYGLEDYVKFDFTIVSHMSYYSGILFEAYAGNVGFPIGNGGRYGLIEKFGKKASATGFAVRLDRLLEAMGPQEVHSSVECIFFSQERRKEAFQLAETMKSDGKKTVLQDINGVKNLDAFTKKFSNTTFLIGGA, from the coding sequence ATGAGCCGTTTATTTATGTTTGAAAAGCCTTTAGGCATGAGAGATACACTTCCTGAGTTATATGAAAAAAAGCACCGTGTACGTACCTTAATGGAAGACGCAATCAAACAGTGGGGATATCAATTTATTGAAACACCTACACTAGAATACTATGAAACCGTTGGAACAGCCTCGGCAATCCTGGACCCGGAGCTTTTCAAATTACTTGATAAAGATGGGCACACACTCGTACTCAGACCGGATATGACCGCACCGATTGCCAGGGTAGCCGCATCACGTCTCTTAGAAAATGACCTTCCACTCCGCCTTGCCTATTCAGGAAATGTATACCGCGCACAACAGCGTGAAGGCGGCAGACCGGCAGAGTTTGAGCAGATTGGTGTTGAGTTTATTAATGATGACACCGTTTCAAGTGACGGCGAAGCAATTGCCTTGCTCGTATCTTCACTAAAGAAAGCGGGACTGAGTCAATTCCAAGTTTCTGTAGGTCATATCGGCTTTGCCCAAGAATTATTTATGCAAATCTTAGGCACTAACGGACGTGCCACCGCACTAAGGCGGTTTTTATATGAAAAAAATTATGTGGGTTATCGTGAACAAGTCCAATCTTATTCTCTATCTTCGATTGATAAACAGAGACTGCTGCAACTTCTAGAGTTAAGAGGCGGTGCTGACGTGATTGGTAAAGCGCTCGATATCATTGAAGACGGCTATGGCAAAGAGTCACTTATCCAACTGAAGGAATTGTGGGAAGTGATTACCGACTATGGTCTCGAGGATTATGTGAAATTTGATTTTACGATTGTCAGCCATATGAGTTATTACTCAGGAATCCTTTTTGAAGCCTATGCTGGAAATGTCGGCTTTCCGATTGGAAATGGCGGACGCTATGGATTAATTGAGAAGTTTGGAAAAAAAGCAAGTGCAACTGGTTTTGCGGTAAGACTCGATAGACTTTTAGAAGCGATGGGTCCGCAAGAGGTCCACAGTTCAGTAGAGTGTATTTTTTTCAGCCAGGAAAGAAGAAAAGAAGCCTTTCAATTGGCTGAAACCATGAAGTCAGATGGAAAGAAAACCGTTCTTCAGGATATTAATGGTGTGAAGAATCTTGATGCTTTTACAAAGAAGTTTTCCAATACCACCTTTTTAATTGGAGGTGCCTAA